Genomic DNA from Vagococcus luciliae:
TCACCAATGACACCTCCACCTAAAGCAATCACACCATCACTTCGTGTAAAGTCGTTATCAGCTAAAGCATCATATAAATATGTCGCTTTTTCCAGTGATTTGCTTTCTTCACCTGGTGGAACGACAAGCATAGTAATGTCAAAGCCGTGGTCAACTAAATTATCTGCCACATCCTCACCATAAAGCTCTGCGACTGTTTCATCTGTGATAATCGCTACTCGTTGTGGTCGCCAAATATTCGCCACCCATTGCCCACAAGATTTTAAAAGACCTCGTTGAACCTCAATTTTATAATGGTGATTTGGTAAATTTACTTCAATCATGCAAAAGACTCCTTTAGTTTATAGTGATTTTATTTCTTCCATTGCCTTTACTAATACATTTACTTCGTCCATCATTCGTAAGTAAGTTTTTTCATTTAATGATTGTTGCCCATCTGACCAAGCGTTTGCTGGATCTGGGTGAATTTCCACGATCATACCATCAGCCCCTGCAGCGACACTTGCTCTTGCCATTGGTGTTACTAAGTCCCATACGCCAGTCCCATGACTAGGATCAGCAATAATAGGGAAGTGGCTTAATTTTTTAATAATAGGGATGGCGCTTAAGTCAAACGTGTTTCGTGTCGCCGTTTCGTAAGTACGGATACCACGTTCAATAAAGATAACATCACTTTTTCCAGCAACAGCAATGTATTCAGCAGCATTTAACCACTCATCAATTGTTCCTGCAATCCCACGTTTCAAGCCAATTGGTTTACCAGTTTGTCCCACAGCGCTAAGTAATTTATAGTTTTGCATGTTTCTAGCACCAATTTGTAAAATGTCAGAGTATTCAGCTACCATGTCAATATGAGCTTCATCCATTACCTCAGTGATGACTTTCATATCAAATTCATCAGCCGCTTGTCTAATGTATTTTAAGCCTTCTTCTTCTAAACCTTGGAAAGCATAAGGAGATGTACGAGGTTTGAACGCTCCACCACGTAAGACACTTGCTCCACCAGCTTTTGCCATACGAGCAGTTTCACGGATTTGGTCTAATCCCTCAATAGAACATGGTCCTGCCATTGTAACAAAACTACCATCACCAATTTTTAATCCATCAACGTCTACCACAGTATTATCTGGATGGAATTCACGAGAAGTTAGTTTATATGTGTTGGTAATACGAACAGTTTTATCTACCCCATCATAACTTTTGAACGCAACATCTTGAATATTTCGAGTATCACCCTTAATTCCTAATACGACTTGTTCTTCGCCAGTATTGATTTGCACCTCTAAGTCACTTTCTTCTATTCTTTTTACTACTCTTTCAATTTGCTCACTTGTTGCTCCTAATTTCATAATTACGATCATAATAGTCTCCCTCTTTCTTATGCTTTTTCTATAATGTGTTTTACTTTTTCAATGGGCATATCTTGGTTTGTCCAAAGATTAAATGCCTTTGCCCCTTGATACAATAGCATATCAAGTCCATTAATGGTCTGACAGCCTTTTTGATCTGCTTTTTTTAATAGTTTGGTTTTTCTTGGATTATAAATCACATCATAAACAACCAAGTCTTGTCTTAATAGTGAGTCATCAATCAATGAGTCATCGTTTATCATACCAACGCTTGTCGAGTTAACGAGTATATGTGATCTATTAATTGCTTTTTTTAAAGTCTGTGAATCAAATAAATCCGTTAGCGTTATCTTACAGTCTACTATATTAGATAATTCCAGAATCTTTTCTTTCATTTCATCAAACCGATTACCCAATCGACTAAAAATGTGAATGTCACTAAAACCATCGAGTGCTGCTTGGACTAAAATAGCAGTTGCAGCGCCACCTGCTCCTAAAATCGTCATCGTTTGATTTTTAATAGGAATTTGATTAACACGCAAACTTTCCATAAAACCAAATCCATCTGTATTATGTCCTATTAACTTACCACCTTTATGAACAATTGTATTAATAGCACCTATCAAAGTCGCTTCTTTAGACAATTCATCCATGAGTGGTAGAGCGTTAACTTTATGTGGCATTGATAAGTTAACTCCCATCATATCTAATGTACGAATCGAGTTAATCGCTGTGGTCAGTTGGTCAGGTTTAATATCAAATGCTAGATAAACAGCATTGATACCAAGTTCTTCAAATGATGTGGTATGCAATATTGGAGATAAACTATGCTTTGCGGGACTAGCAAAAAATCCTGCTAATCTGGTGTGCCCATTCACTTCAATACATGACATGTTTTTAAATTCCTCCTAATAAAAAAGATGCTCACGTAGACTTAAAAAATTCTACAGTGAACATCCTTATACTTAATATACAGTATATGTAAAACACCACCATAGATTTTCTAAGATCTATGTGGGTTTTGAAATCAATCTAAATTTCCTTAGCCATCATAGATACAAACTTGGATTGTTTGTATCCACATATTGATGAACACAAACCTATCTAAAATAGCTAAAGTAGTAATTATTCAGTTGTGGACTTTTTATTATATGAGTTGTTTTCAT
This window encodes:
- the aroF gene encoding 3-deoxy-7-phosphoheptulonate synthase, translated to MIVIMKLGATSEQIERVVKRIEESDLEVQINTGEEQVVLGIKGDTRNIQDVAFKSYDGVDKTVRITNTYKLTSREFHPDNTVVDVDGLKIGDGSFVTMAGPCSIEGLDQIRETARMAKAGGASVLRGGAFKPRTSPYAFQGLEEEGLKYIRQAADEFDMKVITEVMDEAHIDMVAEYSDILQIGARNMQNYKLLSAVGQTGKPIGLKRGIAGTIDEWLNAAEYIAVAGKSDVIFIERGIRTYETATRNTFDLSAIPIIKKLSHFPIIADPSHGTGVWDLVTPMARASVAAGADGMIVEIHPDPANAWSDGQQSLNEKTYLRMMDEVNVLVKAMEEIKSL
- a CDS encoding shikimate dehydrogenase; translation: MSCIEVNGHTRLAGFFASPAKHSLSPILHTTSFEELGINAVYLAFDIKPDQLTTAINSIRTLDMMGVNLSMPHKVNALPLMDELSKEATLIGAINTIVHKGGKLIGHNTDGFGFMESLRVNQIPIKNQTMTILGAGGAATAILVQAALDGFSDIHIFSRLGNRFDEMKEKILELSNIVDCKITLTDLFDSQTLKKAINRSHILVNSTSVGMINDDSLIDDSLLRQDLVVYDVIYNPRKTKLLKKADQKGCQTINGLDMLLYQGAKAFNLWTNQDMPIEKVKHIIEKA